A genomic region of Gemmata massiliana contains the following coding sequences:
- a CDS encoding serine/threonine-protein kinase, whose amino-acid sequence MVSSDRGADPNDRLNSILVDYVEALERGERPDRRRLLDSFPEHARELAAFFATRDRLDRIVAPIRTLAGSGIRRGLQSTQVDTRTDSSTPSEIGQIGDFLLLREVGRGGMGVVYEAEQVSLRRRVALKVLSFASALDPRHLQRFRNEAQAAAQLHHTHIVPVFAVGVERAVHYYAMQFIEGQSLAQLIADLRTANSRSSATALSSNHDTPIVTANSAERGSRGRAYFRRIAELVKQAAEALEYAHQVGVVHRDIKPANLMIDDAGRLWVTDFGLAQMRNDTGLTATGEVVGTALYMSPEQAVGQRGVVDHRTDIYSLGATLYELLTLTPVFDVEDGRALLYQLVHRDPRPPRTVDRSIPPELETIVLKAIAKAPTDRYATAQEFAADLQRFLDDRPVLARRPTLRDRAAKWVRRHRLLVAIAAGCFLLTTVGLAISTALIAREKIAAEDAYRRECRAKEQERQRAEEAEARRLEADQNYLRTRRAVDLFVELSNEELFDFLPLTGLRVRLLEAAIAYYQELSESRADPLVRANLETIRGRVARLHEDLGSLNVVSTLLLLEQPVVRTDIGLTSDAIDQLTPTLDRLRAYRQSSPSQPESPKSQIGEIAAEALKEVQKVLRVDQYLRLHQIFRQIPGPHVFGRPSLEALSLSDAQKIQIRRIRSEALYASLRLWSTAETRSASQPEFEGMWARTNERIIEVLIPSQRTKWAEMVGPPVQGEVKFPLHSSTRPR is encoded by the coding sequence ATGGTGAGCAGTGACCGCGGGGCCGATCCCAACGACCGGCTGAACTCCATTCTGGTCGATTACGTCGAGGCGCTCGAGCGCGGGGAGCGCCCGGACCGCCGGCGCCTGCTCGATTCGTTCCCGGAACACGCCCGAGAACTCGCCGCGTTCTTCGCGACACGCGACCGGCTCGACCGCATCGTTGCGCCGATCCGCACACTCGCCGGAAGTGGCATCCGCCGCGGGCTGCAATCGACCCAAGTGGACACACGAACTGATAGTTCCACTCCGTCCGAGATCGGGCAAATCGGTGACTTCCTGTTGCTCCGGGAGGTGGGGCGCGGGGGCATGGGGGTCGTGTACGAAGCGGAGCAAGTATCTCTGCGGCGCCGGGTCGCCTTGAAGGTGCTCTCCTTCGCTTCGGCGCTCGATCCGCGTCACCTCCAGCGGTTCCGCAACGAAGCTCAAGCCGCAGCCCAACTCCACCACACGCACATCGTGCCCGTGTTCGCGGTCGGAGTCGAGCGCGCGGTTCACTACTACGCGATGCAGTTCATCGAGGGCCAGAGCCTCGCCCAACTCATCGCCGACTTGCGGACCGCGAACAGCCGATCGAGCGCCACCGCACTGTCCTCGAATCACGACACGCCGATCGTGACCGCGAACTCGGCGGAACGCGGATCGCGCGGCCGGGCGTACTTCCGCCGAATTGCCGAACTGGTGAAGCAGGCAGCCGAGGCCCTCGAATACGCGCACCAGGTCGGGGTCGTTCACCGGGACATCAAGCCCGCGAACTTGATGATCGACGACGCCGGGCGCCTCTGGGTCACGGACTTCGGGCTGGCGCAGATGCGCAACGACACCGGTCTGACCGCGACCGGCGAAGTCGTGGGCACGGCTCTCTACATGAGCCCGGAACAGGCTGTCGGCCAGCGCGGGGTGGTGGACCACCGCACGGACATTTACTCGCTCGGGGCCACGCTGTACGAGCTACTCACGCTCACCCCCGTATTCGATGTCGAAGACGGCCGGGCGCTGCTCTACCAACTCGTACACCGCGACCCGCGCCCGCCGCGCACGGTCGATCGCTCGATCCCCCCGGAACTGGAAACGATCGTCCTGAAGGCGATCGCCAAAGCGCCGACCGACCGGTACGCAACCGCCCAGGAATTCGCCGCCGACCTCCAGCGGTTCCTGGACGACCGCCCGGTGCTGGCGCGCCGACCCACGCTCCGGGACCGCGCCGCCAAGTGGGTCCGTCGGCACCGCCTATTGGTAGCAATTGCGGCCGGGTGCTTCCTGCTGACGACTGTCGGTTTAGCGATCAGCACCGCACTCATCGCCCGCGAGAAGATCGCCGCAGAGGACGCCTACCGACGAGAGTGCCGAGCCAAAGAACAGGAACGACAGCGCGCGGAAGAAGCCGAGGCGCGGCGCCTGGAAGCCGACCAGAACTACCTGCGCACCCGCCGGGCGGTCGATTTGTTCGTCGAATTGAGCAACGAGGAGCTGTTCGATTTCCTCCCACTCACCGGTCTACGAGTGCGATTGCTCGAAGCGGCCATCGCGTACTACCAGGAACTCAGCGAGAGCCGCGCGGACCCGCTGGTCCGTGCCAACCTCGAAACGATTCGAGGCCGAGTCGCTCGATTGCACGAAGACCTGGGCTCCCTCAATGTGGTGAGCACGCTCTTGCTCCTCGAACAGCCGGTGGTTCGCACGGACATCGGGCTGACCTCGGACGCGATCGACCAGCTCACCCCGACCCTCGACCGGCTCCGAGCGTACCGGCAGAGTTCGCCTTCGCAGCCCGAATCGCCGAAATCACAGATCGGAGAGATCGCCGCGGAAGCGCTCAAAGAGGTCCAGAAGGTGCTCCGCGTGGACCAATATCTGCGCCTCCACCAGATCTTCCGTCAGATCCCGGGGCCGCACGTTTTCGGGCGCCCGTCATTGGAAGCGCTCAGTTTGTCCGACGCTCAGAAGATCCAGATCCGGCGCATTCGCTCCGAGGCGCTTTACGCATCGCTCCGGTTGTGGAGTACGGCCGAAACGCGGAGCGCGAGTCAGCCGGAGTTTGAAGGGATGTGGGCGCGAACCAACGAGCGCATCATTGAGGTGCTCATCCCCAGCCAGCGCACCAAGTGGGCCGAGATGGTCGGCCCGCCGGTTCAAGGCGAAGTCAAGTTCCCGTTGCACTCGTCAACACGCCCGCGCTAA
- a CDS encoding DUF1810 domain-containing protein translates to MSDTHNLNRFVQAQEDDYDQALAEIQGGRKRSHWMWYIFPQFDGLGFSSVSKQYAIKSRAEAEAYLAHPILGPRLIECTEAALRVDGRSAPEIFGSPDDLKLRSCATLFARVSTAGSVFDQLLDKYYSGERDAKTLQLLEAAPERA, encoded by the coding sequence GTGAGCGATACCCATAATCTGAACCGCTTCGTACAGGCGCAGGAGGACGACTACGATCAGGCGCTTGCCGAGATTCAGGGCGGCCGGAAGCGCTCGCACTGGATGTGGTACATCTTCCCGCAATTCGACGGGTTGGGGTTCAGTTCCGTCTCCAAGCAGTACGCGATCAAGAGCCGCGCGGAGGCCGAAGCGTACTTGGCTCACCCCATACTCGGTCCGCGCCTCATCGAGTGTACCGAGGCCGCGCTTCGTGTTGACGGGCGGTCCGCGCCGGAGATCTTCGGCTCCCCGGACGACCTGAAGTTGCGATCGTGCGCCACGCTGTTCGCCCGCGTGTCGACGGCCGGTTCGGTCTTCGACCAACTGCTCGACAAATACTATTCCGGCGAGCGTGACGCCAAGACACTGCAATTGTTGGAAGCCGCGCCCGAACGAGCGTAG
- a CDS encoding FAD-dependent monooxygenase, whose protein sequence is MSQSHSCLVLIAGAGPAGLTLACDLARRGISFRIVDKADRLFIGSRGKGLQPRTLEVFHDLDVIDDIIAAGAPFPGFRCYAGEQVVWDRSLAQMIGIREPVATPGVPYPSAWIIPQWRTDEVLHNRLIRLGRNVELSTELVAFEQDADGVTATLVRDGVQERVRARYLVGTDGGRSFVRKELGVGFEGETFETERTIIGDVRVDGPLDHDHCHLLTRAGGISSPERFSLWGLPGTEFFQLVANVSSDDVPALTLDAMQAMLEARSGRSDIRLHDLRWISLYRVNVRMAERFRVGRVFLAGDAAHVHSSAGGQGLNASVQDAYNLGWKLGAVLAGAPVELLDTYEAERMPVAADLLGITTRWHRQDFGGPPAGAEVGSGHKMFQLSLNYRGSPLAWDDRAAPSGLRAGDRAPDAPCSGVGDVPTRLFDVFRGPHFTLLAFGARSHDVATEINNSRHRDFVRVYQVVLPSRGSESACLIDSEGFIHRAYEIDPSTDATKLVLVRPDGYIGLITGEENSATARLMRYLEMVAPIGASGDGVELNASR, encoded by the coding sequence TTGAGCCAATCTCACTCGTGCCTCGTTCTGATCGCTGGGGCCGGCCCCGCCGGTCTCACTTTGGCCTGCGACCTGGCGCGTCGCGGGATTTCGTTTCGCATCGTCGATAAAGCCGATCGGTTGTTCATCGGGTCGCGTGGGAAGGGGCTACAACCGCGGACCCTCGAAGTCTTCCACGATCTGGACGTGATCGACGACATCATCGCCGCTGGCGCGCCGTTCCCGGGCTTCCGGTGTTACGCCGGCGAACAGGTCGTGTGGGACCGATCATTGGCTCAGATGATCGGCATCCGGGAGCCAGTTGCAACTCCAGGCGTGCCGTACCCTTCCGCCTGGATCATCCCGCAATGGCGAACCGATGAAGTCCTGCACAATCGCCTGATTCGGCTCGGGAGAAACGTTGAGCTATCGACCGAACTGGTTGCGTTCGAGCAAGACGCGGACGGAGTGACGGCCACGCTCGTTCGTGACGGTGTGCAGGAACGTGTTCGCGCGCGCTATCTCGTGGGTACGGACGGCGGTCGGAGTTTCGTTCGCAAGGAGCTTGGCGTTGGTTTTGAAGGTGAAACGTTTGAAACCGAGCGGACGATCATCGGCGACGTGCGAGTGGACGGGCCACTGGATCACGATCATTGCCACTTACTGACGCGGGCGGGCGGCATATCGAGTCCTGAGCGATTCTCGCTGTGGGGGCTACCCGGGACGGAGTTTTTCCAACTCGTGGCCAACGTGAGTTCCGACGACGTGCCTGCGCTGACGCTCGACGCGATGCAGGCCATGCTGGAAGCGCGGTCCGGGCGCAGCGACATTCGGCTGCACGATTTGAGGTGGATTTCCCTGTACCGAGTCAACGTTCGCATGGCCGAGCGGTTCCGTGTGGGGCGCGTATTTTTAGCTGGTGATGCCGCGCACGTTCATTCCTCGGCGGGCGGTCAGGGGCTGAATGCGAGCGTGCAGGACGCCTACAACCTCGGCTGGAAACTCGGGGCGGTGCTAGCCGGCGCGCCGGTGGAACTGCTCGACACTTATGAAGCCGAGCGAATGCCCGTCGCGGCTGATCTGCTCGGTATTACAACGCGGTGGCATCGACAGGATTTTGGCGGTCCGCCTGCCGGCGCCGAGGTCGGTTCCGGTCACAAGATGTTCCAGCTTTCACTGAACTACCGTGGCAGTCCGCTCGCGTGGGACGACCGAGCTGCGCCGAGCGGTTTGCGTGCGGGCGATCGTGCCCCTGATGCGCCGTGTTCCGGTGTCGGTGACGTCCCCACGCGACTGTTCGATGTGTTCCGCGGTCCGCACTTCACGCTATTGGCTTTTGGCGCGCGTTCGCATGACGTTGCCACCGAGATCAACAATTCGCGGCATCGCGATTTTGTTCGAGTTTATCAGGTCGTTCTGCCCAGTCGAGGAAGTGAAAGCGCGTGTCTCATCGATTCCGAGGGCTTCATTCACCGCGCGTATGAAATCGATCCTTCTACGGATGCGACCAAACTCGTTCTCGTTCGGCCCGACGGTTACATCGGGTTAATAACGGGCGAGGAGAACTCAGCGACAGCGCGCCTGATGCGCTATCTGGAAATGGTGGCGCCTATCGGGGCGTCGGGCGATGGAGTGGAACTTAATGCGTCGCGCTGA
- a CDS encoding arginase family protein, translating into MNAIVTIFPFDLFGSAGTGAGARLLGDAVHEILDDTDRETRPCRADVLRGAVRVKEFAFETLAEVTNWRKHGRQAARQALKAKEFLLWLGGNHLAALPVLEELGKDTLVVQFDAHLDVYAFHDTTSELSHGNFLTHFETPRPRLVNVGHRDLFLTPEEISETFEAVYPAWDVAADVTRAAAELRAKVKTAKRVWIDIDCDALDPTALPAVHEPLPFGLAPPAFLALFEAVCEGNVAGVSITEFDPGRDVRDTSLNLLGWLVEYVLLKAAARAS; encoded by the coding sequence ATGAACGCGATTGTTACCATTTTCCCGTTCGACCTGTTCGGTAGTGCCGGCACCGGTGCGGGCGCGCGGCTCCTCGGCGACGCGGTTCACGAGATCCTCGACGACACGGACCGCGAAACGCGCCCGTGCCGGGCCGATGTGCTGCGCGGCGCGGTCCGGGTGAAGGAGTTCGCGTTCGAGACGCTCGCAGAAGTCACCAACTGGCGCAAGCACGGCCGACAGGCCGCGCGACAGGCGCTGAAGGCCAAAGAGTTCCTCCTGTGGCTCGGCGGCAACCACCTCGCCGCACTGCCGGTTCTTGAAGAATTGGGGAAAGACACACTCGTGGTGCAATTCGACGCGCACCTCGACGTGTACGCCTTCCACGACACCACCTCCGAACTCTCGCACGGCAACTTCCTGACGCACTTCGAGACGCCGCGACCGCGCCTCGTGAACGTCGGGCACCGCGACCTGTTCCTCACTCCGGAAGAGATCAGCGAGACGTTCGAGGCGGTCTACCCGGCATGGGACGTCGCAGCGGATGTGACTCGCGCGGCGGCTGAACTGCGTGCCAAAGTAAAAACAGCGAAGCGCGTGTGGATCGACATTGACTGCGACGCGCTCGACCCGACCGCGTTGCCGGCCGTTCACGAACCGCTCCCGTTCGGGCTGGCGCCGCCCGCGTTCCTCGCACTGTTTGAAGCGGTGTGCGAGGGAAACGTTGCGGGGGTATCGATCACCGAGTTCGATCCCGGTCGGGACGTGCGAGATACGAGCCTGAATTTACTCGGTTGGCTCGTCGAATACGTGCTGCTCAAAGCCGCAGCGCGTGCGTCCTGA
- a CDS encoding glucose-6-phosphate isomerase: MQLPDENIEYQFARLLAQPHETWTPLAELQQQHFLPPEKVDEVKQWVTSVRGQVVAERELQNPPPKMRPLQPGFIDLPQKLLDGYKRKQDASELGKVLRLAQQLRDTVDRVVILGIGGSYLASKAIFDALCHSHHNELPAKLRMGKPRIYFEGKDLDNDSLQDLFELLENTCVDPDIIEERWGVVVISKSGGTLETAAAYRAVKGEAAKFYGPKSEMLRKVIVPITGTKSSKLRDLCRADGFPEDDILTIPEEVGGRFSVFTAVGLLPAAVMGLDVRAMLLGAATMTRRFIEEPFDRNPVLQFAAVNHLMTERGKTTRVLSAWSRKLEAVGWWYDQLLSESLGKNGRGATPITMVGTRDLHSRGQQHQDGTRDKLINNLIVRQIKHPPVTLGMSERNEDDLNQFSRKGLPDILDAAIKGTNEAYSQAARPTADITLPMISEHTIGQLLQMLMLATVVEGRLNGTNPYGQPGVEAYKANMMRALKATPNLPKGEVRDAAKGV; the protein is encoded by the coding sequence ATGCAACTGCCCGACGAGAACATCGAGTACCAGTTCGCGCGGCTCCTGGCCCAGCCGCACGAAACCTGGACCCCACTCGCCGAGCTTCAACAGCAGCACTTCCTCCCGCCCGAGAAGGTGGACGAAGTGAAGCAGTGGGTCACGTCCGTTCGCGGACAGGTAGTCGCGGAGCGCGAGTTGCAGAACCCGCCGCCGAAGATGCGCCCGCTGCAACCGGGTTTCATCGACCTGCCCCAAAAATTGCTCGACGGCTACAAGCGCAAACAGGACGCGAGCGAACTCGGCAAGGTGTTGCGCCTCGCACAACAGTTGCGCGACACCGTGGACCGCGTGGTGATCCTCGGTATCGGCGGGAGCTACCTCGCGTCGAAGGCCATTTTCGACGCGCTCTGCCACTCGCACCACAACGAACTGCCCGCGAAGTTGCGCATGGGCAAACCGCGCATCTACTTTGAGGGCAAAGACCTCGATAACGATTCGCTGCAAGACCTCTTCGAGCTGCTCGAAAACACCTGCGTCGACCCCGACATCATCGAAGAGCGGTGGGGCGTCGTCGTCATCAGCAAGTCCGGCGGTACGCTCGAAACGGCCGCCGCGTACCGCGCTGTGAAGGGCGAAGCCGCGAAGTTCTACGGGCCAAAATCCGAGATGCTCCGCAAGGTGATCGTCCCCATCACCGGAACGAAGAGCAGTAAACTCCGCGACTTGTGTCGAGCCGACGGGTTCCCCGAAGATGACATTCTCACCATTCCCGAGGAGGTCGGCGGCCGATTCAGCGTGTTCACCGCGGTCGGGTTGCTCCCAGCGGCGGTGATGGGCCTCGATGTGCGAGCGATGCTGCTCGGCGCCGCGACGATGACGCGGCGGTTCATCGAAGAACCGTTCGACCGCAACCCGGTGCTGCAATTCGCCGCGGTGAACCACCTGATGACCGAGCGCGGCAAGACCACCCGCGTGCTGTCCGCGTGGTCGCGCAAGCTCGAAGCGGTGGGCTGGTGGTACGACCAACTGCTCTCCGAATCGCTGGGTAAGAATGGCCGCGGCGCGACCCCGATCACGATGGTCGGCACGCGCGACCTGCACAGCCGTGGACAACAACACCAAGACGGCACACGCGACAAGCTCATCAACAACCTGATCGTGCGGCAAATCAAGCACCCGCCGGTGACACTGGGCATGTCCGAGCGGAACGAGGACGACCTGAACCAGTTCAGCCGTAAGGGACTGCCCGACATCCTCGACGCGGCCATCAAGGGCACGAACGAAGCCTACTCTCAGGCCGCGCGCCCGACTGCGGACATCACCCTGCCGATGATCTCCGAGCACACCATCGGGCAACTGCTCCAAATGCTCATGCTGGCGACGGTGGTGGAGGGCCGACTCAACGGCACGAACCCCTACGGTCAGCCCGGCGTGGAAGCGTACAAGGCAAACATGATGCGTGCTTTAAAGGCGACGCCGAACCTGCCCAAGGGCGAGGTCCGCGACGCCGCCAAAGGCGTGTAA
- a CDS encoding sigma-70 family RNA polymerase sigma factor, with product MEGRTEFRPVEAYTEYLRLLARLQLAPQLRAKLNPSDVVQQTVLQAHTHRDQFRGHTEDEWVGWLRAILTNVLTTALRAYGRKARDVGREWSIDANLEASASRIEQWLAAEQSSPSQRASRHEQLVRLAAALSQLPTDQREAVELHHLGGHTVAEVGEFMGRTRAAAMGLIFRGLQHLRELLGEEEGDGEQ from the coding sequence ATGGAGGGGAGAACCGAGTTCCGGCCGGTGGAAGCGTACACCGAATATCTTCGCCTGCTCGCACGCCTCCAGTTGGCCCCGCAGCTCCGGGCGAAACTGAACCCCTCCGACGTGGTCCAGCAAACGGTACTCCAGGCCCACACGCACCGGGACCAGTTCCGGGGGCACACCGAGGACGAGTGGGTCGGGTGGCTCCGGGCGATTCTCACGAACGTTCTTACGACCGCGCTCCGGGCCTACGGGCGAAAGGCACGCGACGTCGGGCGCGAGTGGTCGATCGATGCGAACCTGGAAGCGTCCGCGTCGCGGATCGAGCAGTGGCTCGCGGCCGAGCAGTCGTCCCCGAGTCAGCGGGCGTCACGGCACGAGCAACTGGTTCGCCTGGCCGCCGCGCTGAGCCAGTTGCCGACCGATCAGCGCGAGGCCGTCGAGTTGCACCACTTGGGCGGCCACACGGTCGCCGAGGTGGGCGAATTCATGGGGCGCACGCGGGCCGCGGCGATGGGGCTGATTTTCCGCGGGTTGCAGCACCTGCGCGAGTTGCTCGGTGAGGAGGAGGGAGATGGTGAGCAGTGA
- a CDS encoding Hsp70 family protein, which translates to MSLIGIDLGTTFCAVAALDDRGRPFTVPNRDGEVLTPSAVYLAPDGSAVVGQAALDMALEQPDRVATLVKRRMGLPDYGPQVAGREFRPEALSAVILKKLAQDAALQLGPVTGCVITVPAYFDDTRRKATMDAGKIAGLNVIDIIDEPSAAALAYSTQQGEDVTQPRTVLVYDLGGGTFDVTLVKLGRKRFQVLAIEGDVRLGGRDWDERLVNWAADQFVRQGGADPRTDPQALVHLFSTAERVKRTLSKIEQASFTVNHGGHKFTFPLARGDFEALTRDLLVRTRLTAQQVLKQSKLTWDAVDKVLMVGGSTHMPACTQMLTDLTGKAPDRSLAVSEVVARGAAVHAGIASAAMDVGAALPAIPDLADVVEISVNAHSLGVEVRAGTERVNDKLILKNTQLPASVSRMYFTAAENQTRVRVRILQGEAHQAEACIPVGECWIEGLPPNLPKGAPVRVKCGVASNGRIEVTATDETSGRAVTAAIHRPGGLSDDELARAAEWVRALKVQ; encoded by the coding sequence ATGTCGCTGATCGGTATCGACCTCGGCACCACGTTCTGTGCCGTCGCAGCGCTCGATGATCGCGGGCGCCCGTTCACCGTACCCAATCGGGACGGCGAGGTACTCACGCCCTCGGCGGTGTACCTCGCGCCGGACGGGTCCGCGGTGGTCGGGCAGGCCGCGCTCGATATGGCACTCGAACAGCCCGACCGCGTCGCGACGCTCGTCAAGCGGCGCATGGGGCTGCCCGATTACGGTCCCCAAGTGGCCGGGCGCGAGTTCCGGCCGGAGGCGCTTTCGGCCGTCATTTTGAAGAAGCTCGCGCAAGACGCGGCGCTGCAACTCGGGCCGGTGACCGGGTGTGTCATCACCGTACCCGCGTACTTCGACGACACGCGCCGCAAGGCGACGATGGACGCGGGTAAGATCGCGGGTTTGAACGTCATCGACATCATCGACGAACCTTCGGCCGCGGCGCTCGCGTACTCGACGCAGCAGGGCGAGGACGTCACGCAACCGCGGACGGTGCTGGTGTACGACCTCGGCGGCGGGACGTTCGACGTCACGCTCGTGAAGCTCGGGCGCAAGCGGTTCCAGGTGCTCGCCATCGAGGGCGACGTGCGACTCGGCGGGCGCGACTGGGACGAGCGCCTCGTGAACTGGGCCGCCGACCAGTTCGTGCGCCAGGGCGGGGCCGATCCGCGGACCGATCCGCAGGCGCTCGTTCACCTGTTCTCTACCGCGGAGCGCGTGAAGCGGACGCTGAGCAAGATCGAACAGGCCAGTTTCACCGTGAACCACGGCGGGCACAAGTTCACGTTCCCGCTCGCGCGCGGGGACTTTGAAGCACTCACGCGCGATCTACTCGTTCGCACGCGCCTCACCGCGCAACAGGTCTTGAAGCAGTCCAAACTGACCTGGGACGCGGTGGACAAGGTGTTGATGGTCGGCGGCAGCACACACATGCCGGCCTGCACGCAGATGCTCACGGACCTGACCGGCAAGGCGCCGGACCGGAGCCTTGCGGTCAGTGAGGTGGTGGCTCGCGGCGCGGCCGTTCACGCAGGGATCGCGTCCGCGGCGATGGATGTGGGGGCCGCGCTGCCCGCCATACCCGATCTGGCTGATGTGGTTGAGATCAGCGTGAACGCGCACAGCCTCGGGGTGGAGGTACGTGCGGGGACCGAGCGCGTGAACGACAAGCTCATTCTGAAAAACACGCAGTTGCCGGCGTCCGTGTCGCGCATGTACTTCACCGCGGCGGAGAACCAGACTCGCGTCCGCGTGCGCATTTTGCAGGGCGAAGCGCACCAGGCCGAGGCGTGCATCCCGGTCGGAGAATGCTGGATCGAGGGGCTGCCACCTAACTTACCGAAGGGGGCGCCGGTGCGCGTGAAGTGCGGGGTTGCATCTAACGGCCGGATCGAGGTGACCGCGACCGACGAAACGAGCGGCCGGGCCGTGACCGCGGCGATCCACCGCCCCGGCGGGCTCTCCGACGACGAACTGGCCCGCGCCGCGGAGTGGGTGCGGGCGCTGAAGGTACAATAA
- a CDS encoding efflux RND transporter periplasmic adaptor subunit, giving the protein MQFLSRPIFTIALFVLGAGCAKPGGGPPGGGPPSGPIDVEVSTPVRGTVTDAEVFTGRTQAVMSADLRCRVSGYLEKVLFREGEDVELGAPLFQLELKPFELAVRQARGTLEQQKAQLKFNEANYTRMNDTYKQGVGSVSDLQQALSSRDGSAAAVETATAALETAQQNLAWATVRAPFAGRISRRQVDPGNTVAADTTILASLVQLDPLYAYFDIDERTVLRVRSRLAPNGATKSDQALPVSLGLSDERPEEFSRSGELKFTDNKVDPNTGTLRVWGTFANPKRDLHPGLFVRVRLQVGAPRSVLMVAEAALGSDQGRRYVYAVDAENRAARVPVEVGPRSNGLIAIEKGLTGDERVIVRGLQNVRPKSEVVAKTVEMPRVKSAPTGAGPSPAGPGDVSAGASGPTTGAPAPAPSEGPMSRPPAGSGGPKSGKSGR; this is encoded by the coding sequence GTGCAATTCCTTTCACGGCCAATCTTTACGATTGCGCTGTTCGTGTTAGGCGCCGGGTGCGCGAAGCCGGGCGGCGGGCCACCCGGCGGCGGACCGCCCAGCGGTCCCATTGATGTCGAGGTGAGCACGCCGGTCCGCGGTACCGTCACCGACGCGGAGGTGTTCACCGGTCGCACCCAAGCAGTCATGTCCGCTGATCTCCGCTGCCGGGTGTCCGGTTATCTGGAGAAAGTGCTCTTCCGCGAAGGCGAAGACGTGGAACTCGGCGCGCCGCTGTTCCAGCTCGAACTCAAACCGTTTGAACTCGCGGTGCGCCAGGCGCGGGGAACGCTCGAACAACAGAAGGCACAGTTGAAGTTCAACGAAGCGAACTACACGCGGATGAACGACACCTACAAGCAGGGTGTCGGCAGCGTGAGTGACCTCCAACAAGCGCTCTCGTCCCGTGACGGCTCCGCGGCGGCCGTGGAAACCGCGACCGCGGCGCTGGAAACGGCCCAACAGAACCTCGCCTGGGCAACCGTTCGCGCGCCGTTCGCCGGGCGCATCAGTCGGCGCCAGGTCGACCCGGGGAACACGGTCGCGGCCGACACCACGATCCTCGCTTCACTCGTCCAGCTCGACCCCCTGTACGCCTACTTCGACATTGATGAGCGGACCGTTCTGCGCGTGCGTTCCCGATTGGCTCCGAACGGCGCAACCAAGTCCGATCAGGCGCTGCCGGTTTCGCTCGGTCTGTCCGACGAGCGCCCGGAAGAGTTCTCACGTTCCGGAGAGCTGAAGTTCACGGACAACAAGGTGGACCCGAACACCGGGACGCTCCGCGTGTGGGGCACGTTCGCGAACCCGAAGCGAGATCTGCACCCCGGGCTGTTCGTCCGCGTGCGGCTCCAAGTCGGCGCCCCGCGATCGGTGTTGATGGTGGCCGAAGCCGCACTCGGTTCGGACCAGGGTCGCAGGTACGTCTATGCCGTTGATGCCGAGAACCGCGCGGCCCGGGTGCCTGTCGAAGTCGGGCCACGGTCGAACGGGCTGATCGCGATCGAAAAGGGGCTGACGGGCGACGAACGCGTGATCGTCCGCGGGCTACAGAACGTGCGCCCGAAATCGGAAGTGGTGGCGAAGACCGTCGAGATGCCGCGAGTCAAGTCGGCCCCTACCGGGGCGGGGCCATCGCCGGCGGGTCCAGGAGATGTGTCAGCAGGCGCGAGTGGTCCCACAACCGGGGCGCCCGCTCCGGCCCCATCCGAAGGGCCGATGTCTCGCCCGCCCGCGGGTTCGGGTGGTCCCAAGAGCGGCAAGTCGGGTCGGTAA